The proteins below come from a single Candidatus Edwardsbacteria bacterium genomic window:
- a CDS encoding response regulator — MGEDKLKILVVDDEEQLRDFLTAGLQSLGCQVKSTGGAAQGLEMIRQGLREDRWDVLVTDLNLADQDGVWLLKESKKLDPELVVLIITGYGSVESAVEALQLGAADYIQKPFKLETLKLKLDRSWQAQQLGRENRLLKRDLALYQIYDLFMGSPDREKLLNIALQSLNHITGNTAIKIKLRDGTHKSNPAWQDEFELYALQASLESKGTTYGMIYLKPLEGELGPDQRTGLALLAKNVSLVLENLDLVTNLKGKMEQLEAQRSDLLDSFKYAILGEIASSLVHEMRNPLSAITLGVEYFGMCIASDDKLQKALGSISKSVERLNVILDNLSLYSRDSSDIKSTALLSDIVKKAAGLVNYYLAGKKVKIEVDHGEYENPVMVNQGQIQQALVGLLVFQGKRLEKGGGLKITVKHQDDEMAVTMHSPGLAIDRAELAGMMETSLASWKPGRDLSVNLARRLLEENNCRLAITSSPDRGTEFELNFTQRH; from the coding sequence ATGGGCGAGGATAAATTAAAGATCCTGGTGGTGGATGACGAGGAGCAGCTGCGGGATTTTTTAACCGCTGGACTGCAGTCTTTGGGCTGCCAGGTAAAATCAACCGGCGGAGCCGCCCAGGGCTTGGAGATGATCCGCCAGGGCTTGCGGGAAGACCGTTGGGATGTTCTGGTGACCGATTTGAATTTGGCCGATCAGGACGGGGTCTGGCTGTTAAAGGAGAGCAAGAAGCTGGACCCGGAGCTGGTGGTCCTGATCATCACCGGCTACGGCTCCGTCGAATCAGCGGTGGAGGCCCTTCAGCTGGGGGCGGCCGATTATATCCAAAAGCCGTTCAAGTTGGAGACCTTGAAACTTAAACTTGATAGGTCCTGGCAGGCTCAGCAACTGGGCCGGGAGAACCGTCTTCTGAAGCGGGATCTGGCCCTTTATCAGATCTACGACCTGTTCATGGGCAGTCCCGACCGCGAGAAACTGCTGAATATAGCCCTGCAGTCCCTGAATCATATAACCGGGAATACCGCAATTAAGATCAAGCTGAGGGACGGCACCCACAAAAGCAACCCAGCCTGGCAGGACGAATTCGAACTGTATGCCCTCCAGGCCTCGCTGGAATCCAAGGGGACCACCTACGGAATGATCTATCTCAAGCCCCTGGAGGGGGAACTGGGCCCGGACCAGCGCACCGGGCTGGCCCTGCTGGCAAAGAATGTATCCCTGGTATTGGAGAACCTGGACCTGGTGACCAATTTAAAGGGAAAGATGGAACAACTGGAGGCCCAGCGGTCCGACCTGCTGGATTCCTTCAAATATGCCATTCTGGGGGAGATCGCCTCCAGCCTGGTGCATGAGATGAGAAACCCGCTTTCGGCCATCACCCTGGGCGTGGAATATTTCGGGATGTGTATCGCCAGCGATGACAAATTACAAAAAGCGCTGGGAAGCATCTCCAAGTCGGTGGAGCGTCTCAATGTGATCCTGGACAACCTGTCCCTTTACAGCCGGGATTCCTCGGACATCAAAAGCACCGCTCTGCTGTCGGACATCGTTAAAAAAGCCGCGGGACTGGTCAACTATTACCTGGCCGGGAAAAAGGTCAAGATCGAGGTCGACCACGGTGAGTATGAAAACCCGGTGATGGTCAATCAGGGGCAGATCCAGCAGGCGCTGGTGGGCCTGCTGGTATTTCAAGGCAAAAGGCTGGAAAAGGGGGGCGGCCTTAAAATTACCGTCAAACATCAGGATGATGAAATGGCCGTCACCATGCACAGCCCCGGGCTGGCGATCGACCGGGCGGAGCTGGCCGGGATGATGGAGACGTCGCTGGCGTCCTGGAAGCCGGGACGGGACCTGTCCGTCAACCTGGCCCGAAGACTGCTGGAGGAGAATAATTGCCGGCTTGCGATCACCAGCAGCCCCGACCGGGGGACCGAATTTGAGCTGAACTTCACCCAGCGCCATTAA
- a CDS encoding response regulator has translation MDILIVDDETVLAVMVLMMLNGRGYHASVAGDGRRAAEMIKMDPPDLVISDLAMPVMDGLQLLEWLRNHRNLDKVKFMIMTGKQNVLGPLKRHSIEADDSIAKPFTEEQLLSKVIKLIGHPAKKE, from the coding sequence ATGGACATCCTGATAGTGGACGATGAGACGGTGCTGGCCGTAATGGTGTTGATGATGCTGAACGGCCGGGGCTATCATGCCTCGGTGGCCGGGGACGGCCGCCGGGCAGCCGAAATGATAAAAATGGATCCGCCCGATCTGGTGATCTCCGATCTGGCGATGCCGGTCATGGACGGCCTGCAGCTGCTGGAATGGCTGAGGAATCACCGCAATTTGGACAAGGTAAAATTCATGATAATGACCGGCAAGCAAAATGTGCTGGGCCCCCTGAAGCGCCATTCCATCGAGGCTGACGATTCCATAGCCAAGCCGTTCACCGAAGAGCAGCTGCTGTCCAAGGTGATAAAACTTATCGGCCATCCGGCCAAAAAGGAATGA
- a CDS encoding sigma-54 dependent transcriptional regulator, with amino-acid sequence MNKPPDIRVLVIDDEEPIREILSQIISHVGYQITVVPDGNSGLKAMSEGDYDVVLLDMHLPDISGLELIPRLKEISPESSLIMITGHATVESAVKAIRSGAYDYLEKPIHTDAVLLAISQAAERKKLLDQNRYLQQTLDRRYGFENIVAKSKKMLAIFDLIRKIADTSTTVLIQGESGTGKELVARAVHFNSRRKGGRFVALNCGGIPEALLESELFGHTKGAFTGAAASKQGLFQMADKGTIFLDEVATMPLSTQVKLLRVLQEGVFYPVGATCPVEVDVRVLAAANQDLEQEVKKGVFRQDLFYRLNVIQINLPALRERPEDILLLAHHFLNKYCAEQSREAKQFSPEAAEYLTRYNWPGNVRELENAVEHAVALCPGKIIKIGDMPRRNQAVELDQVILPLDRSMKEARDIFEKQYVEGLLRITGGNVTKAAVMAGMARQNMQLKLRDYGISSRTFSLKNGE; translated from the coding sequence ATGAACAAACCGCCTGATATCAGGGTTTTGGTGATAGACGACGAGGAACCCATTCGGGAGATACTCAGCCAGATAATCTCCCATGTCGGTTACCAGATAACGGTGGTGCCGGACGGCAACTCCGGCCTTAAGGCCATGAGTGAGGGCGATTACGACGTGGTGCTGCTGGACATGCATCTGCCGGATATCTCCGGCCTGGAGCTTATCCCCCGGCTGAAAGAGATCTCGCCGGAGAGCTCCCTGATCATGATCACCGGGCATGCCACCGTGGAGAGCGCGGTCAAGGCCATCCGATCCGGGGCCTATGATTACCTGGAGAAGCCGATACACACCGACGCAGTGCTGCTGGCCATCAGCCAGGCGGCGGAGCGGAAAAAGCTGCTGGACCAGAACCGGTACCTGCAGCAGACCCTGGACCGGCGTTACGGTTTTGAGAACATCGTGGCCAAGAGCAAGAAGATGCTGGCCATTTTCGACCTGATCCGCAAGATCGCCGACACCAGCACCACGGTGCTGATCCAGGGCGAGTCCGGCACCGGCAAGGAACTGGTGGCCCGGGCCGTTCACTTCAACAGCCGGCGGAAAGGGGGCCGTTTCGTGGCCCTTAACTGCGGCGGCATCCCGGAGGCCCTGCTGGAATCGGAATTGTTCGGCCACACCAAGGGGGCCTTCACCGGGGCGGCCGCCTCCAAGCAGGGCCTTTTCCAGATGGCCGACAAGGGGACCATCTTCCTGGACGAGGTGGCCACCATGCCGCTGAGCACCCAGGTCAAACTGCTGAGGGTCCTGCAGGAGGGCGTCTTCTATCCGGTGGGGGCCACCTGCCCGGTGGAGGTTGACGTCCGGGTGCTGGCCGCCGCCAACCAGGACCTGGAGCAGGAGGTCAAGAAGGGCGTCTTCCGGCAGGATCTTTTCTACCGCCTGAACGTCATTCAGATAAACCTGCCGGCCTTAAGGGAAAGGCCCGAGGACATCCTGCTATTGGCGCACCATTTTTTGAACAAATATTGCGCCGAGCAGTCCCGGGAGGCCAAGCAATTCAGCCCCGAGGCCGCCGAGTACCTGACCCGTTATAACTGGCCCGGCAATGTCCGGGAGCTGGAGAATGCCGTCGAGCATGCCGTGGCGCTATGTCCCGGGAAAATAATAAAGATCGGAGATATGCCGCGGCGCAACCAGGCGGTGGAGCTGGACCAGGTGATACTGCCGCTGGACCGGAGCATGAAGGAGGCCCGGGACATCTTCGAAAAACAGTATGTCGAGGGACTGCTCAGGATCACCGGGGGGAATGTCACCAAGGCCGCGGTGATGGCCGGCATGGCCCGCCAGAATATGCAGCTTAAGCTGAGGGATTACGGCATCAGCTCAAGAACCTTCTCCTTAAAGAACGGAGAATGA
- a CDS encoding DUF5723 family protein, translating to MKLLVKINLVFLTASMAALNAYAFDGFDPRTMAQAGATLVRSRGVEGSLANPANLGMANNGGLNIKLFHFGAMAGNNSFSLKDYNRVSGDFLDEGEKEALLRAIPSSGFRASSSVDAMLLGLSAGRMALTINLRSAESVCIPRDLFDLALFGNQLDRTYRLAASDMGDAWTVAATTLSYGQPVKIGVFKGLALGIGIKHLMGINYGKVGGELSFTTSGSGFNNTGLIEILSAGENDFDAKRLNMNGSGFAADLGLACQLNHHWSLGASLMNLSNGITWKNDTRKRILNMEVNELSLLGDSLTGMLSGNEIIGRTDTLGGIFRSRYPASFNAGIAYDAKYFSAELDVRKGFYNGAGSAARWQLAQGFELRLLSFLPIRAGLAVLDNRTIAYSAGSGLKLGFISLDAAATSLGFPGYNTQGFGASVSAGLEFGR from the coding sequence ATGAAACTTTTAGTAAAAATAAACCTGGTGTTTTTAACGGCCTCGATGGCGGCCTTAAATGCGTATGCTTTTGACGGTTTCGACCCCCGGACCATGGCCCAGGCAGGGGCCACCCTGGTAAGATCCCGCGGAGTGGAGGGCTCCCTGGCCAATCCGGCCAACTTGGGGATGGCAAATAACGGCGGCCTCAACATCAAACTGTTCCATTTTGGCGCGATGGCGGGCAATAATTCATTCAGCCTGAAAGATTACAACCGGGTCTCCGGGGATTTTCTGGACGAAGGGGAAAAAGAAGCCCTTCTTCGGGCCATACCATCTTCGGGCTTCCGGGCCTCATCCTCGGTGGATGCCATGCTGCTGGGGCTGTCTGCCGGGCGGATGGCCCTGACCATCAACCTGCGTTCGGCCGAGAGCGTCTGCATACCCCGTGACCTTTTCGATCTGGCCCTTTTCGGGAACCAGCTGGACAGAACCTACCGCCTGGCGGCCAGCGATATGGGTGATGCCTGGACCGTTGCGGCCACCACCCTATCCTACGGCCAGCCCGTAAAAATCGGGGTATTCAAAGGATTGGCCCTGGGGATAGGGATCAAACACCTGATGGGCATAAATTACGGGAAGGTGGGCGGAGAGTTAAGTTTTACCACCAGCGGATCGGGCTTTAATAACACCGGGCTTATCGAGATCCTGTCCGCCGGGGAAAATGATTTCGATGCCAAAAGGCTTAACATGAACGGGTCCGGTTTTGCCGCCGACCTGGGCCTGGCCTGCCAGCTGAACCATCATTGGTCACTGGGAGCCTCGCTGATGAATCTGAGCAATGGAATAACCTGGAAGAACGACACCAGAAAAAGAATTTTAAATATGGAAGTAAATGAACTGTCCCTGCTGGGGGACAGCCTAACCGGGATGCTTTCGGGCAATGAGATCATTGGCCGGACCGATACCCTGGGAGGGATCTTCCGGTCGCGGTACCCGGCCAGCTTCAACGCCGGCATCGCCTATGACGCAAAATACTTCTCCGCCGAACTGGATGTGAGGAAAGGCTTCTATAACGGCGCCGGCAGTGCCGCCCGCTGGCAGTTGGCCCAGGGGTTTGAATTGAGATTGCTATCATTTCTCCCGATCAGGGCCGGGCTGGCCGTGTTGGATAATCGAACCATTGCCTACAGCGCCGGCAGCGGGTTGAAACTGGGCTTCATCAGCTTAGACGCGGCAGCCACCAGCCTGGGGTTTCCCGGCTATAATACCCAGGGATTTGGGGCGAGCGTTTCGGCAGGCCTGGAATTTGGCAGGTAA